Proteins encoded together in one Lathyrus oleraceus cultivar Zhongwan6 chromosome 5, CAAS_Psat_ZW6_1.0, whole genome shotgun sequence window:
- the LOC127085074 gene encoding polygalacturonase 1 beta-like protein 3 isoform X10 encodes MTLRVVMSLIPFLLLLLINDHGSFARDMNQVDQPYLDGWLKNTPLKDQKPSPNSDQVYLDGWLKDTRDEKTKVNSDSNQVYLDGWLKDTRTEKAKVNPDSNQVYLDGWLKDTRAEKEKVNPDSNQVYLDGWLKDTRAEKEKTNPDSNQVYLDGWLKDTRAEKEKVNPDSNQVYLDGWLKDTRAEKEKVNTDSNQVYLDGWLKDIRVQKAKANSDSNQVYLDGWLKDIRAEKVKVNPDSNQVYLDGWLKDTRDEKAKSTPDSNQVYVDGWLKDTRAEKAIVNSDSNQVYLDGWLKDTRAEKENSSPTSNQIYLDGWLKDSHVENAKSIPNSKQAYLDGWLKDSRAENYMKNGQHLEESNGKLSSKVDHTEAFKVAFFSLDDLYVGNVMTLQFPIREYAPFLPKKVADDIPVSKSQSPSLLQLFSLTKDSPQGEDMIDVINQCESEPNKGETKACPTSLESMLEFVHGIIGADTNYNIHSTSYPTTSGAPLQNYTVLDISKDIYAPKWVACHPRPYPYALYYCHYLDIGSKIFKVLLKGEYGDIMNALGICHLDTSAMNPNHFIFDLLGMKPGEGPLCHFFPVKHVLWVPSPSDATK; translated from the exons atGACACTCAGAGTTGTTATGTCTCTCATTCCTTTTCTTCTTCTCTTGTTGATT AATGACCATGGAAGCTTTGCGAGAGATATGAACCAAGTTGATCAACCTTATCTTGATGGGTGGCTCAAAAACACTCCATTGAAGGACCAAAAACCCTCCCCTAACTCCGACCAAGTTtaccttgatggatggttgaaagataccCGAGATGAGAAAACAAAAGTCAACTCTGACTCCAACCAAGTTtaccttgatggatggttgaaagataccCGAACCGAGAAAGCAAAAGTCAACCCTGACTCAAATCAAGTTtaccttgatggatggttgaaagatacTCGGGCTGAGAAAGAAAAAGTCAATCCTGATTCTAACCAAGTTtaccttgatggatggttgaaagatacaCGGGCCGAGAAAGAAAAAACCAACCCTGACTCCAACCAAGTTTAC cttgatggatggttgaaagataccCGAGCCGagaaagaaaaagtcaaccctgactccaaccaagtttaccttgatggatggttgaaagataccCGAGCTGAGAAAGAAAAAGTCAACACTGACTCCAACCAAGTTtaccttgatggatggttgaaagataTCCGAGTCCAAAAAGCAAAAGCCAACTCTGACTCCAACCAAGTTTAtcttgatggatggttgaaagataTTAGAGCCGAGAAAGTCAAAGTCAACCCTGACTCCAACCAAGTTtaccttgatggatggttgaaagataccCGAGATGAGAAAGCAAAATCTACCCCTGACTCCAACCAAGTTTACgttgatggatggttgaaagataccCGAGCTGAGAAAGCAATAGTTAACTCTGACTCCAACCAAGTTtaccttgatggatggttgaaagatacaCGAGCAGAGAAAGAAAATTCCTCCCCTACCTCTAACCAAATTtaccttgatggatggttgaaagataGCCATGTTGAGAATGCAAAATCCATCCCGAATTCCAAGCAAGCTTACCTTGATGGTTGGTTGAAAGACTCACGTGCGGAGAACTACATGAAAAATGGACAACACTTGGAAGAATCGAATGGAAAACTATCTTCAAAAGTTGACCATACAGAAGCATTCAAGGTAGCTTTTTTCAGTCTAGATGATCTTTATGTAGGAAATGTAATGACCTTGCAATTTCCTATTAGAGAATATGCCCCATTCTTGCCAAAAAAAGTAGCTGACGACATTCCTGTCTCCAAATCACAAAGCCCAAGCCTTCTTCAACTATTCTCACTCACAAAAGATTCTCCTCAAGGTGAAGACATGATAGACGTAATTAATCAATGTGAGTCTGAACCCAATAAAGGGGAGACCAAGGCTTGCCCTACTTCTTTAGAGTCCATGCTTGAATTTGTTCATGGTATTATTGGTGCCGACACTAATTATAACATTCACTCGACTAGCTATCCCACAACATCAGGTGCACCTTTGCAGAACTACACTGTTTTGGATATCTCAAAGGATATTTATGCTCCTAAATGGGTAGCATGTCACCCTAGGCCTTACCCATATGCACTTTATTATTGCCACTACCTAGACATAGGGAGTAAGATCTTCAAAGTTCTTCTAAAGGGTGAATATGGAGACATAATGAATGCTTTGGGAATTTGCCACCTAGACACATCTGCCATGAATCCTAATCATTTTATATTTGACCTACTTGGAATGAAGCCTGGGGAAGGTCCATTGTGTCATTTCTTCCCTGTTAAGCATGTCTTATGGGTGCCAAGCCCATCGGATGCCACCAAGTGA
- the LOC127085074 gene encoding uncharacterized protein LOC127085074 isoform X6, with the protein MTLRVVMSLIPFLLLLLINDHGSFARDMNQVDQPYLDGWLKNTPLKDQKPSPNSDQVYLDGWLKDTRDEKTKVNSDSNQVYLDGWLKDTRTEKAKVNPDSNQVYLDGWLKDTRAEKEKVNPDSNQVYLDGWLKDTRAEKEKTNPDSNQVYLDGWLKDTRAEKEKINPDSNQVYLDGWLKDTRAEKEKHNPDSNQVYLDGWLKDTRAEKEKVNPDSNQVYLDGWLKDTRAEKEKVNTDSNQVYLDGWLKDIRVQKAKANSDSNQVYLDGWLKDIRAEKVKVNPDSNQVYLDGWLKDTRDEKAKSTPDSNQVYVDGWLKDTRAEKAIVNSDSNQVYLDGWLKDTRAEKENSSPTSNQIYLDGWLKDSHVENAKSIPNSKQAYLDGWLKDSRAENYMKNGQHLEESNGKLSSKVDHTEAFKVAFFSLDDLYVGNVMTLQFPIREYAPFLPKKVADDIPVSKSQSPSLLQLFSLTKDSPQGEDMIDVINQCESEPNKGETKACPTSLESMLEFVHGIIGADTNYNIHSTSYPTTSGAPLQNYTVLDISKDIYAPKWVACHPRPYPYALYYCHYLDIGSKIFKVLLKGEYGDIMNALGICHLDTSAMNPNHFIFDLLGMKPGEGPLCHFFPVKHVLWVPSPSDATK; encoded by the exons atGACACTCAGAGTTGTTATGTCTCTCATTCCTTTTCTTCTTCTCTTGTTGATT AATGACCATGGAAGCTTTGCGAGAGATATGAACCAAGTTGATCAACCTTATCTTGATGGGTGGCTCAAAAACACTCCATTGAAGGACCAAAAACCCTCCCCTAACTCCGACCAAGTTtaccttgatggatggttgaaagataccCGAGATGAGAAAACAAAAGTCAACTCTGACTCCAACCAAGTTtaccttgatggatggttgaaagataccCGAACCGAGAAAGCAAAAGTCAACCCTGACTCAAATCAAGTTtaccttgatggatggttgaaagatacTCGGGCTGAGAAAGAAAAAGTCAATCCTGATTCTAACCAAGTTtaccttgatggatggttgaaagatacaCGGGCCGAGAAAGAAAAAACCAACCCTGACTCCAACCAAGTTTACCTTGATGGATGGTTAAAAGATACTCGAGCCGAGAAAGAAAAAATCAACCCTGACTCCAACCAAGTTtaccttgatggatggttgaaagataccCGAGCTGAGAAAGAAAAACACAACCCTGACTCCAACCAAGTTtac cttgatggatggttgaaagataccCGAGCCGagaaagaaaaagtcaaccctgactccaaccaagtttaccttgatggatggttgaaagataccCGAGCTGAGAAAGAAAAAGTCAACACTGACTCCAACCAAGTTtaccttgatggatggttgaaagataTCCGAGTCCAAAAAGCAAAAGCCAACTCTGACTCCAACCAAGTTTAtcttgatggatggttgaaagataTTAGAGCCGAGAAAGTCAAAGTCAACCCTGACTCCAACCAAGTTtaccttgatggatggttgaaagataccCGAGATGAGAAAGCAAAATCTACCCCTGACTCCAACCAAGTTTACgttgatggatggttgaaagataccCGAGCTGAGAAAGCAATAGTTAACTCTGACTCCAACCAAGTTtaccttgatggatggttgaaagatacaCGAGCAGAGAAAGAAAATTCCTCCCCTACCTCTAACCAAATTtaccttgatggatggttgaaagataGCCATGTTGAGAATGCAAAATCCATCCCGAATTCCAAGCAAGCTTACCTTGATGGTTGGTTGAAAGACTCACGTGCGGAGAACTACATGAAAAATGGACAACACTTGGAAGAATCGAATGGAAAACTATCTTCAAAAGTTGACCATACAGAAGCATTCAAGGTAGCTTTTTTCAGTCTAGATGATCTTTATGTAGGAAATGTAATGACCTTGCAATTTCCTATTAGAGAATATGCCCCATTCTTGCCAAAAAAAGTAGCTGACGACATTCCTGTCTCCAAATCACAAAGCCCAAGCCTTCTTCAACTATTCTCACTCACAAAAGATTCTCCTCAAGGTGAAGACATGATAGACGTAATTAATCAATGTGAGTCTGAACCCAATAAAGGGGAGACCAAGGCTTGCCCTACTTCTTTAGAGTCCATGCTTGAATTTGTTCATGGTATTATTGGTGCCGACACTAATTATAACATTCACTCGACTAGCTATCCCACAACATCAGGTGCACCTTTGCAGAACTACACTGTTTTGGATATCTCAAAGGATATTTATGCTCCTAAATGGGTAGCATGTCACCCTAGGCCTTACCCATATGCACTTTATTATTGCCACTACCTAGACATAGGGAGTAAGATCTTCAAAGTTCTTCTAAAGGGTGAATATGGAGACATAATGAATGCTTTGGGAATTTGCCACCTAGACACATCTGCCATGAATCCTAATCATTTTATATTTGACCTACTTGGAATGAAGCCTGGGGAAGGTCCATTGTGTCATTTCTTCCCTGTTAAGCATGTCTTATGGGTGCCAAGCCCATCGGATGCCACCAAGTGA
- the LOC127085074 gene encoding uncharacterized protein LOC127085074 isoform X9: MTLRVVMSLIPFLLLLLINDHGSFARDMNQVDQPYLDGWLKNTPLKDQKPSPNSDQVYLDGWLKDTRDEKTKVNSDSNQVYLDGWLKDTRTEKAKVNPDSNQVYLDGWLKDTRAEKEKVNPDSNQVYLDGWLKDTRAEKEKTNPDSNQVYLDGWLKDTRAEKEKINPDSNQVYLDGWLKDTRAEKEKVNPDSNQVYLDGWLKDTRAEKEKVNTDSNQVYLDGWLKDIRVQKAKANSDSNQVYLDGWLKDIRAEKVKVNPDSNQVYLDGWLKDTRDEKAKSTPDSNQVYVDGWLKDTRAEKAIVNSDSNQVYLDGWLKDTRAEKENSSPTSNQIYLDGWLKDSHVENAKSIPNSKQAYLDGWLKDSRAENYMKNGQHLEESNGKLSSKVDHTEAFKVAFFSLDDLYVGNVMTLQFPIREYAPFLPKKVADDIPVSKSQSPSLLQLFSLTKDSPQGEDMIDVINQCESEPNKGETKACPTSLESMLEFVHGIIGADTNYNIHSTSYPTTSGAPLQNYTVLDISKDIYAPKWVACHPRPYPYALYYCHYLDIGSKIFKVLLKGEYGDIMNALGICHLDTSAMNPNHFIFDLLGMKPGEGPLCHFFPVKHVLWVPSPSDATK; this comes from the exons atGACACTCAGAGTTGTTATGTCTCTCATTCCTTTTCTTCTTCTCTTGTTGATT AATGACCATGGAAGCTTTGCGAGAGATATGAACCAAGTTGATCAACCTTATCTTGATGGGTGGCTCAAAAACACTCCATTGAAGGACCAAAAACCCTCCCCTAACTCCGACCAAGTTtaccttgatggatggttgaaagataccCGAGATGAGAAAACAAAAGTCAACTCTGACTCCAACCAAGTTtaccttgatggatggttgaaagataccCGAACCGAGAAAGCAAAAGTCAACCCTGACTCAAATCAAGTTtaccttgatggatggttgaaagatacTCGGGCTGAGAAAGAAAAAGTCAATCCTGATTCTAACCAAGTTtaccttgatggatggttgaaagatacaCGGGCCGAGAAAGAAAAAACCAACCCTGACTCCAACCAAGTTTACCTTGATGGATGGTTAAAAGATACTCGAGCCGAGAAAGAAAAAATCAACCCTGACTCCAACCAAGTTtac cttgatggatggttgaaagataccCGAGCCGagaaagaaaaagtcaaccctgactccaaccaagtttaccttgatggatggttgaaagataccCGAGCTGAGAAAGAAAAAGTCAACACTGACTCCAACCAAGTTtaccttgatggatggttgaaagataTCCGAGTCCAAAAAGCAAAAGCCAACTCTGACTCCAACCAAGTTTAtcttgatggatggttgaaagataTTAGAGCCGAGAAAGTCAAAGTCAACCCTGACTCCAACCAAGTTtaccttgatggatggttgaaagataccCGAGATGAGAAAGCAAAATCTACCCCTGACTCCAACCAAGTTTACgttgatggatggttgaaagataccCGAGCTGAGAAAGCAATAGTTAACTCTGACTCCAACCAAGTTtaccttgatggatggttgaaagatacaCGAGCAGAGAAAGAAAATTCCTCCCCTACCTCTAACCAAATTtaccttgatggatggttgaaagataGCCATGTTGAGAATGCAAAATCCATCCCGAATTCCAAGCAAGCTTACCTTGATGGTTGGTTGAAAGACTCACGTGCGGAGAACTACATGAAAAATGGACAACACTTGGAAGAATCGAATGGAAAACTATCTTCAAAAGTTGACCATACAGAAGCATTCAAGGTAGCTTTTTTCAGTCTAGATGATCTTTATGTAGGAAATGTAATGACCTTGCAATTTCCTATTAGAGAATATGCCCCATTCTTGCCAAAAAAAGTAGCTGACGACATTCCTGTCTCCAAATCACAAAGCCCAAGCCTTCTTCAACTATTCTCACTCACAAAAGATTCTCCTCAAGGTGAAGACATGATAGACGTAATTAATCAATGTGAGTCTGAACCCAATAAAGGGGAGACCAAGGCTTGCCCTACTTCTTTAGAGTCCATGCTTGAATTTGTTCATGGTATTATTGGTGCCGACACTAATTATAACATTCACTCGACTAGCTATCCCACAACATCAGGTGCACCTTTGCAGAACTACACTGTTTTGGATATCTCAAAGGATATTTATGCTCCTAAATGGGTAGCATGTCACCCTAGGCCTTACCCATATGCACTTTATTATTGCCACTACCTAGACATAGGGAGTAAGATCTTCAAAGTTCTTCTAAAGGGTGAATATGGAGACATAATGAATGCTTTGGGAATTTGCCACCTAGACACATCTGCCATGAATCCTAATCATTTTATATTTGACCTACTTGGAATGAAGCCTGGGGAAGGTCCATTGTGTCATTTCTTCCCTGTTAAGCATGTCTTATGGGTGCCAAGCCCATCGGATGCCACCAAGTGA
- the LOC127085074 gene encoding uncharacterized protein LOC127085074 isoform X4 — protein MTLRVVMSLIPFLLLLLINDHGSFARDMNQVDQPYLDGWLKNTPLKDQKPSPNSDQVYLDGWLKDTRDEKTKVNSDSNQVYLDGWLKDTRTEKAKVNPDSNQVYLDGWLKDTRAEKEKVNPDSNQVYLDGWLKDTRAEKEKTNPDSNQVYLDGWLKDTRAEKEKINPDSNQVYLDGWLKDTRAEKEKHNPDSNQVYLDGWLKDTRVQKEKANSDSNQVYLDGWLKDTRAEKEKVNPDSNQVYLDGWLKDTRAEKEKVNTDSNQVYLDGWLKDIRVQKAKANSDSNQVYLDGWLKDIRAEKVKVNPDSNQVYLDGWLKDTRDEKAKSTPDSNQVYVDGWLKDTRAEKAIVNSDSNQVYLDGWLKDTRAEKENSSPTSNQIYLDGWLKDSHVENAKSIPNSKQAYLDGWLKDSRAENYMKNGQHLEESNGKLSSKVDHTEAFKVAFFSLDDLYVGNVMTLQFPIREYAPFLPKKVADDIPVSKSQSPSLLQLFSLTKDSPQGEDMIDVINQCESEPNKGETKACPTSLESMLEFVHGIIGADTNYNIHSTSYPTTSGAPLQNYTVLDISKDIYAPKWVACHPRPYPYALYYCHYLDIGSKIFKVLLKGEYGDIMNALGICHLDTSAMNPNHFIFDLLGMKPGEGPLCHFFPVKHVLWVPSPSDATK, from the exons atGACACTCAGAGTTGTTATGTCTCTCATTCCTTTTCTTCTTCTCTTGTTGATT AATGACCATGGAAGCTTTGCGAGAGATATGAACCAAGTTGATCAACCTTATCTTGATGGGTGGCTCAAAAACACTCCATTGAAGGACCAAAAACCCTCCCCTAACTCCGACCAAGTTtaccttgatggatggttgaaagataccCGAGATGAGAAAACAAAAGTCAACTCTGACTCCAACCAAGTTtaccttgatggatggttgaaagataccCGAACCGAGAAAGCAAAAGTCAACCCTGACTCAAATCAAGTTtaccttgatggatggttgaaagatacTCGGGCTGAGAAAGAAAAAGTCAATCCTGATTCTAACCAAGTTtaccttgatggatggttgaaagatacaCGGGCCGAGAAAGAAAAAACCAACCCTGACTCCAACCAAGTTTACCTTGATGGATGGTTAAAAGATACTCGAGCCGAGAAAGAAAAAATCAACCCTGACTCCAACCAAGTTtaccttgatggatggttgaaagataccCGAGCTGAGAAAGAAAAACACAACCCTGACTCCAACCAAGTTtaccttgatggatggttgaaagataccCGAGTCCAAAAAGAAAAAGCCAACTCTGACTCCAACCAAGTTtac cttgatggatggttgaaagataccCGAGCCGagaaagaaaaagtcaaccctgactccaaccaagtttaccttgatggatggttgaaagataccCGAGCTGAGAAAGAAAAAGTCAACACTGACTCCAACCAAGTTtaccttgatggatggttgaaagataTCCGAGTCCAAAAAGCAAAAGCCAACTCTGACTCCAACCAAGTTTAtcttgatggatggttgaaagataTTAGAGCCGAGAAAGTCAAAGTCAACCCTGACTCCAACCAAGTTtaccttgatggatggttgaaagataccCGAGATGAGAAAGCAAAATCTACCCCTGACTCCAACCAAGTTTACgttgatggatggttgaaagataccCGAGCTGAGAAAGCAATAGTTAACTCTGACTCCAACCAAGTTtaccttgatggatggttgaaagatacaCGAGCAGAGAAAGAAAATTCCTCCCCTACCTCTAACCAAATTtaccttgatggatggttgaaagataGCCATGTTGAGAATGCAAAATCCATCCCGAATTCCAAGCAAGCTTACCTTGATGGTTGGTTGAAAGACTCACGTGCGGAGAACTACATGAAAAATGGACAACACTTGGAAGAATCGAATGGAAAACTATCTTCAAAAGTTGACCATACAGAAGCATTCAAGGTAGCTTTTTTCAGTCTAGATGATCTTTATGTAGGAAATGTAATGACCTTGCAATTTCCTATTAGAGAATATGCCCCATTCTTGCCAAAAAAAGTAGCTGACGACATTCCTGTCTCCAAATCACAAAGCCCAAGCCTTCTTCAACTATTCTCACTCACAAAAGATTCTCCTCAAGGTGAAGACATGATAGACGTAATTAATCAATGTGAGTCTGAACCCAATAAAGGGGAGACCAAGGCTTGCCCTACTTCTTTAGAGTCCATGCTTGAATTTGTTCATGGTATTATTGGTGCCGACACTAATTATAACATTCACTCGACTAGCTATCCCACAACATCAGGTGCACCTTTGCAGAACTACACTGTTTTGGATATCTCAAAGGATATTTATGCTCCTAAATGGGTAGCATGTCACCCTAGGCCTTACCCATATGCACTTTATTATTGCCACTACCTAGACATAGGGAGTAAGATCTTCAAAGTTCTTCTAAAGGGTGAATATGGAGACATAATGAATGCTTTGGGAATTTGCCACCTAGACACATCTGCCATGAATCCTAATCATTTTATATTTGACCTACTTGGAATGAAGCCTGGGGAAGGTCCATTGTGTCATTTCTTCCCTGTTAAGCATGTCTTATGGGTGCCAAGCCCATCGGATGCCACCAAGTGA
- the LOC127085074 gene encoding uncharacterized protein LOC127085074 isoform X2 produces the protein MTLRVVMSLIPFLLLLLINDHGSFARDMNQVDQPYLDGWLKNTPLKDQKPSPNSDQVYLDGWLKDTRDEKTKVNSDSNQVYLDGWLKDTRTEKAKVNPDSNQVYLDGWLKDTRAEKEKVNPDSNQVYLDGWLKDTRAEKEKTNPDSNQVYLDGWLKDTRAEKEKINPDSNQVYLDGWLKDTRAEKEKHNPDSNQVYLDGWLKDTRVQKEKANSDSNQVYLDGWLKDTRVQKEKVNSNSNEVYLDGWLKDTQAEKEKVNPDSNQVYLDGWLKDTRAEKEKVNPDSNQVYLDGWLKDTRAEKEKVNTDSNQVYLDGWLKDIRVQKAKANSDSNQVYLDGWLKDIRAEKVKVNPDSNQVYLDGWLKDTRDEKAKSTPDSNQVYVDGWLKDTRAEKAIVNSDSNQVYLDGWLKDTRAEKENSSPTSNQIYLDGWLKDSHVENAKSIPNSKQAYLDGWLKDSRAENYMKNGQHLEESNGKLSSKVDHTEAFKVAFFSLDDLYVGNVMTLQFPIREYAPFLPKKVADDIPVSKSQSPSLLQLFSLTKDSPQGEDMIDVINQCESEPNKGETKACPTSLESMLEFVHGIIGADTNYNIHSTSYPTTSGAPLQNYTVLDISKDIYAPKWVACHPRPYPYALYYCHYLDIGSKIFKVLLKGEYGDIMNALGICHLDTSAMNPNHFIFDLLGMKPGEGPLCHFFPVKHVLWVPSPSDATK, from the exons atGACACTCAGAGTTGTTATGTCTCTCATTCCTTTTCTTCTTCTCTTGTTGATT AATGACCATGGAAGCTTTGCGAGAGATATGAACCAAGTTGATCAACCTTATCTTGATGGGTGGCTCAAAAACACTCCATTGAAGGACCAAAAACCCTCCCCTAACTCCGACCAAGTTtaccttgatggatggttgaaagataccCGAGATGAGAAAACAAAAGTCAACTCTGACTCCAACCAAGTTtaccttgatggatggttgaaagataccCGAACCGAGAAAGCAAAAGTCAACCCTGACTCAAATCAAGTTtaccttgatggatggttgaaagatacTCGGGCTGAGAAAGAAAAAGTCAATCCTGATTCTAACCAAGTTtaccttgatggatggttgaaagatacaCGGGCCGAGAAAGAAAAAACCAACCCTGACTCCAACCAAGTTTACCTTGATGGATGGTTAAAAGATACTCGAGCCGAGAAAGAAAAAATCAACCCTGACTCCAACCAAGTTtaccttgatggatggttgaaagataccCGAGCTGAGAAAGAAAAACACAACCCTGACTCCAACCAAGTTtaccttgatggatggttgaaagataccCGAGTCCAAAAAGAAAAAGCCAACTCTGACTCCAACCAAGTTtaccttgatggatggttgaaagataccCGAGTCCAAAAAGAAAAAGTCAACTCTAACTCCAACGAAGTTTACCTTGATGGGTGGTTGAAAGATACCCAGGCCGagaaagaaaaagtcaaccctgactccaaccaagtttac cttgatggatggttgaaagataccCGAGCCGagaaagaaaaagtcaaccctgactccaaccaagtttaccttgatggatggttgaaagataccCGAGCTGAGAAAGAAAAAGTCAACACTGACTCCAACCAAGTTtaccttgatggatggttgaaagataTCCGAGTCCAAAAAGCAAAAGCCAACTCTGACTCCAACCAAGTTTAtcttgatggatggttgaaagataTTAGAGCCGAGAAAGTCAAAGTCAACCCTGACTCCAACCAAGTTtaccttgatggatggttgaaagataccCGAGATGAGAAAGCAAAATCTACCCCTGACTCCAACCAAGTTTACgttgatggatggttgaaagataccCGAGCTGAGAAAGCAATAGTTAACTCTGACTCCAACCAAGTTtaccttgatggatggttgaaagatacaCGAGCAGAGAAAGAAAATTCCTCCCCTACCTCTAACCAAATTtaccttgatggatggttgaaagataGCCATGTTGAGAATGCAAAATCCATCCCGAATTCCAAGCAAGCTTACCTTGATGGTTGGTTGAAAGACTCACGTGCGGAGAACTACATGAAAAATGGACAACACTTGGAAGAATCGAATGGAAAACTATCTTCAAAAGTTGACCATACAGAAGCATTCAAGGTAGCTTTTTTCAGTCTAGATGATCTTTATGTAGGAAATGTAATGACCTTGCAATTTCCTATTAGAGAATATGCCCCATTCTTGCCAAAAAAAGTAGCTGACGACATTCCTGTCTCCAAATCACAAAGCCCAAGCCTTCTTCAACTATTCTCACTCACAAAAGATTCTCCTCAAGGTGAAGACATGATAGACGTAATTAATCAATGTGAGTCTGAACCCAATAAAGGGGAGACCAAGGCTTGCCCTACTTCTTTAGAGTCCATGCTTGAATTTGTTCATGGTATTATTGGTGCCGACACTAATTATAACATTCACTCGACTAGCTATCCCACAACATCAGGTGCACCTTTGCAGAACTACACTGTTTTGGATATCTCAAAGGATATTTATGCTCCTAAATGGGTAGCATGTCACCCTAGGCCTTACCCATATGCACTTTATTATTGCCACTACCTAGACATAGGGAGTAAGATCTTCAAAGTTCTTCTAAAGGGTGAATATGGAGACATAATGAATGCTTTGGGAATTTGCCACCTAGACACATCTGCCATGAATCCTAATCATTTTATATTTGACCTACTTGGAATGAAGCCTGGGGAAGGTCCATTGTGTCATTTCTTCCCTGTTAAGCATGTCTTATGGGTGCCAAGCCCATCGGATGCCACCAAGTGA